Proteins from a genomic interval of Ficedula albicollis isolate OC2 chromosome 9, FicAlb1.5, whole genome shotgun sequence:
- the LOC101811775 gene encoding galactose-3-O-sulfotransferase 2-like yields the protein MCKPKTDIVFLKVHKSASSTVMNILFRFGETHNLTFAFPQGGGFQLSYPYHFLARFVQGFSPHSPRRFNILCHHMRFLQPEVQKVVPSSAVYFSILRNPVQLMESSFVYYKGASAFSRVRSLEEFLRQPRRYYDPSRGDRHYARNLMTFDFGFNPDGDVSPERVQLMLRAIEASFDFLLISEYFDESMVLLKEMLCWDLDSVVSFPLNSRDSSTKSSLPASSVERLKAWNRLDWEIYTHFNRSFWERIERHVGAARLRRELRALRARRAELAETCLQGTGSVAPKDIKDSSLRPLQHGGARILGYNLKQGLDGELERTCRRLVTPELQYSSLLYKKQFPPQHPETPR from the exons ATGTGCAAGCCCAAGACTGACATCGTTTTCCTGAAAGTCCACAAGAGCGCCAGCAGCACCGTCATGAACATCCTGTTCCGCTTTGGGGAGACTCACAACCTCACCTTCGCCTTCCCCCAGGGTGGGGGCTTCCAGCTCTCCTACCCCTACCACTTCCTGGCCAGGTTCGTGCAGGGCTTCTCCCCGCACAGCCCCCGGCGCTTCAACATCCTCTGCCACCACATGCGCTTCCTGCAGCCGGAG GTGCAGAAAGTGGTGCCCAGCTCTGCCGTGTACTTCTCCATCCTGAGGAACCCCGTGCAGCTGATGGAGTCCTCCTTCGTGTACTACAAGGGAGCGTCAGCCTTCTCCCGTGTGCGCAGCCTGGAGGAGTTCCTGCGCCAGCCCCGCCGCTACTACGACCCCTCCCGCGGCGACCGCCACTACGCCAGGAACCTCATGACCTTCGATTTCGGCTTCAACCCCGACGGAGATGTGTCCCCCGAGCGGGTGCAGCTCATGCTGAGAGCCATCGAGGCGTCCTTCGACTTTCTGCTCATCTCCGAGTACTTCGACGAGTCCAtggtgctgctgaaggagatgctgtgctgggacctgGACAGCGTCGTGTCCTTCCCTCTCAACTCCCgggacagcagcaccaaatCCTCGCTGCCGGCCTCCTCCGTGGAGCGGCTGAAGGCGTGGAACCGGCTGGACTGGGAGATCTACACGCACTTCAACCGCAGTTTTTGGGAGCGCATCGAGCGCCACGTCGGCGCGGCGCGGCTGCGGCGGGAGCTGCGGGCGCTGCGGGCGCGGCGGGCGGAGCTGGCGGAGACCTGCCTGCAGGGCACGGGCAGCGTGGCCCCCAAGGACATCAAGGACTCGTCCCTGCGGCCGCTGCAGCACGGCGGGGCCCGGATCCTGGGCTACAACCTCAAGCAGGGCTTGGATGGCGAGCTGGAGCGGACGTGCCGGCGGCTGGTGACGCCGGAGCTGCAGTACAGCAGCCTGCTCTACAAGAAGCAGTTCCCCCCGCAGCACCCCGAGACCCCCCGGTGA
- the LOC101810119 gene encoding aquaporin-12-like: MDGLNVSIAFFFAVVGACQVLRWLSKRFLSPGTHGCLAREFAGSLQLSSSCLELRMLMDIGPWGGGFGLDVVLTLLFLLSAAHGASSEGASANPTVCVQEFLLLQSSLVATGAKLLAQAVGAGLGWALTRLYWSWELTQLHFIQNLIAPECSSSIRAPLPHAALVESSCSFLFHLVLLRVGQSHPLCRVPVLAATVTFLTYTAGPFTGAFFNPALATATTFQCSGSSFWDYIQVYWLGPLAGMLAALLLFQGNIPRLFQKNLLYSQKSKYKVPKAKVAAQLEGDKPQGKRKGGKSNSEPRA; this comes from the exons ATGGATGGCTTGAATGTCtccattgcttttttttttgcggTTGTTGGGGCGTGCCAGGTGCTCAGGTGGCTTTCCAAGAGATTCCTGTCCCCTGGAACGCACGGCTGCCTTGCCAGGGAGTTTGCTGGCTCGCTGCAgttgagcagcagctgcctggagctgagGATGCTGATGGACATTGGCCCCTGGGGTGGTGGCTTTGGGCTGGACGTGGTGCTGaccctgctcttcctcctctccgCTGCGCACGGCGCCTCTTCCGAGGGCGCCTCCGCCAACCCCACGGTGTGTGTGCAGgagttcctgctgctgcagtccaGCCTGGTGGCCACAGGGGCCAagctgctggcccaggctgtgggtgcagggctgggctgggctctcacCCGCCTCTACTGGTCCTGGGAGCTGACCCAGCTCCACTTCATCCAGAACCTGATCGCGCCCGAGTGCAGCTCCTCCATCCGCGCCCCCCTGCCCCACGCTGCCCTCGTggagagctcctgctccttcctcttccacCTTGTGCTCCTCAGGGTGGGGCAGAGCCACCCCCTGTGCCGGGTCCCCGTGCTGGCAGCCACTGTCACCTTCCTGACCTACACAG CCGGACCATTCACGGGGGCCTTCTTCaaccctgccctggccacagcCACCACCTTCCAGTGCTCGGGGAGCAGCTTCTGGGACTACATCCAGGTTTACTGGCTGGGGCCCCTCGCAG GGATGCTCGCTGCCCTCCTGCTGTTCCAGGGCAACATCCCACGCCTCTTCCAGAAAAACCTCCTCTACAGCCAGAAGAGCAAGTACAAGGTGCCCAAGGCAAaagtggcagcacagctggagggtGACAAACCacaggggaagaggaaagggggGAAGAGCAACTCAGAGCCCCGTGCCTGA